The following proteins are encoded in a genomic region of Triticum dicoccoides isolate Atlit2015 ecotype Zavitan chromosome 1B, WEW_v2.0, whole genome shotgun sequence:
- the LOC119319591 gene encoding uncharacterized protein LOC119319591 isoform X2, which yields MAIVRTGGARVQRLESGGEDGSTEDEEERSPATASEGSEAEGFSAQEENGGGGQEEEEEQEEEDDSGMGSDELEITQLGEAGAEMCQVGDQSVALPLELYDLPGLGGVISLDAWNGLLSEDDRLRLAAFLPDLDQETFARTLVELLRGDNFHFGSPLAALFDRLKGGLCDPRIVLYRRGARFAERRKHYYHLQRYHNTMVLGLWDTKDCWKSCNGYSLGERLRAMDAMKAQRKQKELGLVARAGSETDSESRGSAEQFLTWSKPDKMGLNKAGKLGKERSKGVLRLGVSKGVGEEYIRGSGRDAVVALSKLSRPDNAYGYDAGVAHRGKLHRSIDGLHSEDLGYDRNLPRIRSQRPLMKPVKKELATGYDINPYGNNYHDSQTGSSYYHGRNAIGNQGVTLAASFDPPYSENARSAKYSERDWIYGGKAAQNKAPKVEERDWPAGSHADLLSDWQRGQPEGDYRSRKPQVGHGVKVKSYKSIEQQINGAHSGSDPRGRISQVKINVKSNSQHGRIGQKDSRSKAAHVQSEETESDSSERFEDGADMNLVEEQPNLQYSELHIPAYGAKKSNKLSKSVKTNYPAPTADFEPYQTQSKRSHRGKVAEPDYLRDVHVEVAEQISEVMRPPAARSERKRKGIANLDMHGYDNSELHDSNEKANESLRSPESDRLASRAGYAVQDSNGDFDVSERANMPLASCSSGSKRQKGRVELTSLDEHGEYAPSGPKVVDISGSSKKKSKKKPDTVTDAITVAEPAPVVPEVIVVPVEPEKPKKKYVPITPTIHTGFSFSIVHLLTAVKKAMVAPAEDTPVAATVTPTEATPVAATVTPTEVTPVVAKQPDGEENRKWFNSEEPGKTPQEPSAAEQAQDTSAAEQNVQSNSPALTVQDLVNRIKTNPGDPNILETQEPLQDLVRGVLKVLSSRTAPLGAKGWRALVAYDKSNKSWFWVGPLPSGTSYSDPNEETSAEAWGIPHKMLVKLVDAFANWLKSGQETLKQIGSLPPPPAPNPANLDLKERFKDLRAQKSLNTISPSSDEARAYFQREEFLRYSIPDRAFCYTAADGEKSIVAPLRRGGGKPTSKARGHPMLLPDRPPHVTILCLVRDAASRLPGRTGTRADVCTLLKDSQYLNHAESNKEAAVNQVVSGALDRLHYERDPCVLYDNDKKLWTYLHRGREEEDFEDDGTSSTKKWKRPRKDSDPADSGAGNDDPEDDGTPNAKKQKKADADPTASGEDKDGVQDPSNSGLEGDLELDVVPSSTNDKETSKLVTTNARPDIGSSRPSVAAAARGTADARPDIGSSRPSVDAAAAGGIADARPDIGSSRPSVDAAAARGIADGNSSRAPEKKHNMALPVQFTSREFNKGAEREGSKEFMDATPS from the exons ATGGCGATCGTCAGGACCGGCGGCGCCAGGGTCCAGCGGCTGGAGTCCGGCGGGGAGGACGGCTCcacggaggacgaggaggagcgctCGCCCGCCACGGCCTCGGAGGGCTCCGAGGCGGAGGGCTTCTCGGCCCAGGAGGAGAAtggcggcggcggccaggaggaggaggaggagcaggaggaggaggacgactccgGGATGGGGTCTGACGAGCTTGAGATCACGCAGCTCGGGGAGGCGGGGGCGGAGATGTGCCAGGTCGGGGACCAGAGCGTGGCCCTGCCGCTGGAGCTCTACGACCTCCCTGGCCTCGGCGGCGTCATCTCGCTGGATGCCTGGAACGGCCTGCTCTCCGAGGACGACCGGCTCCGCCTCGCCGCCTTCCTGCCCGACCTGGACCAGGAGACGTTCGCCCGCACGCTCGTCGAGCTCCTCAGGGGGGACAACTTCCACTTCGGGAGCCCCCTGGCCGCCCTGTTCGACCGCCTCAAGGGCGGCCTCTGCGACCCCAGGATCGTCCTGTACCGCCGCGGCGCCCGCTTTGCGGAACGGCGCAAGCATTACTACCATCTGCAGAGGTACCACAATACGATGGTGCTGGGGCTGTGGGACACCAAGGACTGCTGGAAGAGCTGCAACGGGTACAGCCTTGGTGAGAGGCTGAGAGCCATGGATGCAATGAAGGCACAGCGGAAGCAGAAGGAACTGGGTTTGGTTGCCCGGGCTGGGTCAGAGACTGACTCAGAGAGCAGGGGGTCTGCGGAACAGTTCTTGACATGGTCGAAGCCAGATAAGATGGGTCTCAACAAGGCTGGGAAGTTAGGGAAGGAAAGGTCCAAGGGCGTTCTGCGGTTGGGTGTGTCAAAAGGCGTGGGTGAGGAGTACATTAGAGGGTCTGGCCGTGATGCTGTAGTGGCTCTCTCTAAGCTTTCTCGTCCAGATAATGCTTATGGGTATGATGCCGGAGTCGCACATAGAGGGAAGCTGCACAGAAGCATAGATGGCCTTCATTCTGAGGACCTGGGATATGACAGGAATTTGCCCAGGATCCGGTCTCAGAGACCTCTGATGAAGCCAGTGAAGAAGGAATTGGCCACGGGCTATGATATCAATCCTTATggaaacaactaccatgatagccaGACTGGTTCTTCTTACTACCATGGCAGGAATGCCATTGGTAATCAGGGAGTTACCTTAGCAGCATCATTTGACCCTCCATATTCTGAGAATGCAAGGAGTGCAAAATACTCGGAGAGAGATTGGATATACGGTGGAAAAGCTGCCCAGAATAAAGCTCCCAAAGTGGAAGAGAGGGATTGGCCAGCTGGTAGCCATGCTGATCTCTTAAGTGACTGGCAGAGAGGGCAGCCTGAAGGTGATTACAGGAGCAGGAAGCCTCAAGTTGGTCATGGTGTGAAGGTTAAGTCCTACAAAAGTATTGAGCAGCAGATAAATGGTGCACATTCTGGATCTGATCCTAGAGGCAGGATATCGCAGGTTAAGATTAATGTTAAATCCAATAGTCAGCATGGTAGGATTGGCCAgaaggactccaggagcaaagctgCCCATGTTCAGAGTGAGGAGACAGAATCTGATTCATCAGAACGGTTTGAAGATGGGGCAGATATGAATCTTGTTGAAGAACAGCCAAACCTTCAATATTCTGAACTTCATATACCAGCATATGGTGCCAAAAAGTCAAACAAACTTAGCAAATCAGTCAAAACAAATTATCCTGCCCCTACTGCAGATTTCGAACCCTACCAGACTCAGAGCAAGCGGTCACACAGAGGAAAGGTTGCAGAGCCTGATTATTTACGCGATGTGCATGTGGAGGTGGCGGAACAGATTAGTGAAGTGATGAGACCCCCAGCAGCAAGGAGTGAAAGAAAGCGCAAGGGAATTGCAAACCTGGACATGCATGGTTATGACAACTCTGAATTGCATGATAGCAATGAGAAAGCCAATGAATCACTGAGGTCACCAGAGAGTGATAGGCTGGCCAGTAGAGCAGGCTATGCAGTCCAAGATTCTAATGGCGACTTTGATGTTTCTGAAAGAGCGAACATGCCGCTGGCAAGTTGCAGCTCTGGGTCCAAAAGGCAAAAAGGAAGAGTTGAACTTACAAGCCTGGATGAGCATGGCGAGTATGCGCCATCTGGTCCAAAGGTGGTAGACATCAGTGGCAGCTCGAAGAAGAAAAGTAAAAAGAAGCCAGATACTGTTACAGATGCAATtactgtagcagaaccagctcctgTCGTGCCAGAGGTTATTGTGGTGCCAGTAGAACCTGAGAAACCTAAGAAGAAGTATGTACCAATTACACCAACTATCCATACTGGCTTTTCTTTCTCCATCGTACATCTTCTAACCGCCGTTAAGAAGGCTATGGTTGCTCCGGCTGAGGATACTCCAGTGGCAGCCACGGTCACTCCTACTGAGGCTACTCCAGTGGCAGCTACGGTCACTCCTACTGAGGTTACTCCAGTGGTAGCGAAGCAGCCTGATGGGGAGGAGAACAGAAAATGGTTCAATAGTGAGGAACCTGGCAAAACGCCTCAAGAGCCAAGTGCAGCAGAGCAAGCACAAGATACCAGTGCTGCAGAGCAGAACGTGCAGAGCAATTCACCGGCACTAACTGTTCAAGATCTTGTTAATCGGATTAAAACTAATCCTGGAGATCCCAACATACTTGAAACACAGGAGCCCCTGCAGGATTTAGTTCGAGGAGTGCTCAAGGTACTGTCATCAAGAACAGCTCCTCTAGGTGCAAAGGGCTGGAGAGCGCTAGTTGCCTATGACAAGTCAAACAAAAGCTGGTTCTGGGTTGGTCCACTGCCTTCTGGTACTTCATACAGTGATCCTAATGAAGAAACTTCTGCTGAGGCATGGGGTATACCACACAAGATGCTTGTGAAGTTGGTCGATGCATTTGCTAATTGGCTGAAAAGTGGTCAGGAAACCCTTAAGCAAATAGGATCCCTTCCACCACCTCCAGCACCAAATCCTGCAaacttggatttgaaggaaagattTAAGGACCTTAGGGCCCAGAAAAGTCTAAACACAATAAGCCCAAGCTCTGACGAAGCAAGGGCATATTTCCAGCGTGAGGAGTTTTTGAGATACTCAATTCCTGATAGAGCATTTTGCTATACTGCTGCTGATGGGGAGAAATCTATTGTTGCTCCTTTGCGAAGGGGAGGCGGAAAGCCCACATCAAAAGCTAGGGGACATCCCATGCTCTTGCCTGATCGCCCTCCGCATGTCACTATTCTCTGTCTTGTAAGAGATGCTGCTTCTAGGTTGCCTGGAAGAACTGGAACAAGAGCTGATGTTTGTACACTTCTCAAAGATTCACAGTACCTAAATCATGCAGAATCCAATAAAGAGGCTGCTGTTAATCAAGTTGTCAGTGGCGCTCTTGATCGCTTGCATTATGAGCGTGATCCTTGTGTGCTGTATGATAATGACAAAAAATTGTGGACCTATCTGCACAGGGGTAGAGAGGAGGAAGATTTTGAGGATGATGGCACATCATCTACGAAAAAGTGGAAGAGACCAAGGAAAGATTCAGATCCCGCAGATTCTGGTGCAGGAAACGATGATCCTGAGGATGATGGCACCCCTaacgcaaaaaaacaaaagaaagctGATGCAGACCCTACAGCGTCAGGAGAAGACAAGGATGGTGTTCAGGATCCATCTAACAGCGGGCTGGAAGGTGACCTTGAGCTTGATGTTGTTCCATCATCAACAAATGACAAAGAAACCAGCAAGCTTGTTACTACTAATGCAAG GCCAGATATTGGTAGCTCCAGACCTTCAGTAGCTGCAGCAGCAAGGGGGACAGCTGATGCAAGGCCAGATATTGGTAGCTCCAGACCTTCAGTAGATGCAGCAGCAGCAGGGGGGATAGCTGATGCAAGGCCAGATATTGGTAGCTCCAGACCTTCAGTAGATGCAGCAGCAGCAAGGGGGATAGCTGATGGCAATTCATCAAGAGCCCCAGAAAAGAAGCACAATATGGCACTCCCTGTGCAATTCACCAGCAGGGAGTTTAATAAAGGTGCAGAAAGAGAGGGGTCAAAAGAATTCATGGATGCAACCCCGTCATGA
- the LOC119319591 gene encoding uncharacterized protein LOC119319591 isoform X1, with amino-acid sequence MAIVRTGGARVQRLESGGEDGSTEDEEERSPATASEGSEAEGFSAQEENGGGGQEEEEEQEEEDDSGMGSDELEITQLGEAGAEMCQVGDQSVALPLELYDLPGLGGVISLDAWNGLLSEDDRLRLAAFLPDLDQETFARTLVELLRGDNFHFGSPLAALFDRLKGGLCDPRIVLYRRGARFAERRKHYYHLQRYHNTMVLGLWDTKDCWKSCNGYSLGERLRAMDAMKAQRKQKELGLVARAGSETDSESRGSAEQFLTWSKPDKMGLNKAGKLGKERSKGVLRLGVSKGVGEEYIRGSGRDAVVALSKLSRPDNAYGYDAGVAHRGKLHRSIDGLHSEDLGYDRNLPRIRSQRPLMKPVKKELATGYDINPYGNNYHDSQTGSSYYHGRNAIGNQGVTLAASFDPPYSENARSAKYSERDWIYGGKAAQNKAPKVEERDWPAGSHADLLSDWQRGQPEGDYRSRKPQVGHGVKVKSYKSIEQQINGAHSGSDPRGRISQVKINVKSNSQHGRIGQKDSRSKAAHVQSEETESDSSERFEDGADMNLVEEQPNLQYSELHIPAYGAKKSNKLSKSVKTNYPAPTADFEPYQTQSKRSHRGKVAEPDYLRDVHVEVAEQISEVMRPPAARSERKRKGIANLDMHGYDNSELHDSNEKANESLRSPESDRLASRAGYAVQDSNGDFDVSERANMPLASCSSGSKRQKGRVELTSLDEHGEYAPSGPKVVDISGSSKKKSKKKPDTVTDAITVAEPAPVVPEVIVVPVEPEKPKKKYVPITPTIHTGFSFSIVHLLTAVKKAMVAPAEDTPVAATVTPTEATPVAATVTPTEVTPVVAKQPDGEENRKWFNSEEPGKTPQEPSAAEQAQDTSAAEQNVQSNSPALTVQDLVNRIKTNPGDPNILETQEPLQDLVRGVLKVLSSRTAPLGAKGWRALVAYDKSNKSWFWVGPLPSGTSYSDPNEETSAEAWGIPHKMLVKLVDAFANWLKSGQETLKQIGSLPPPPAPNPANLDLKERFKDLRAQKSLNTISPSSDEARAYFQREEFLRYSIPDRAFCYTAADGEKSIVAPLRRGGGKPTSKARGHPMLLPDRPPHVTILCLVRDAASRLPGRTGTRADVCTLLKDSQYLNHAESNKEAAVNQVVSGALDRLHYERDPCVLYDNDKKLWTYLHRGREEEDFEDDGTSSTKKWKRPRKDSDPADSGAGNDDPEDDGTPNAKKQKKADADPTASGEDKDGVQDPSNSGLEGDLELDVVPSSTNDKETSKLVTTNARPDIGSSRPSVDAAARGTADARPDIGSSRPSVDAAAARGTADARPDIGSSRPSVAAAARGTADARPDIGSSRPSVDAAAAGGIADARPDIGSSRPSVDAAAARGIADGNSSRAPEKKHNMALPVQFTSREFNKGAEREGSKEFMDATPS; translated from the coding sequence ATGGCGATCGTCAGGACCGGCGGCGCCAGGGTCCAGCGGCTGGAGTCCGGCGGGGAGGACGGCTCcacggaggacgaggaggagcgctCGCCCGCCACGGCCTCGGAGGGCTCCGAGGCGGAGGGCTTCTCGGCCCAGGAGGAGAAtggcggcggcggccaggaggaggaggaggagcaggaggaggaggacgactccgGGATGGGGTCTGACGAGCTTGAGATCACGCAGCTCGGGGAGGCGGGGGCGGAGATGTGCCAGGTCGGGGACCAGAGCGTGGCCCTGCCGCTGGAGCTCTACGACCTCCCTGGCCTCGGCGGCGTCATCTCGCTGGATGCCTGGAACGGCCTGCTCTCCGAGGACGACCGGCTCCGCCTCGCCGCCTTCCTGCCCGACCTGGACCAGGAGACGTTCGCCCGCACGCTCGTCGAGCTCCTCAGGGGGGACAACTTCCACTTCGGGAGCCCCCTGGCCGCCCTGTTCGACCGCCTCAAGGGCGGCCTCTGCGACCCCAGGATCGTCCTGTACCGCCGCGGCGCCCGCTTTGCGGAACGGCGCAAGCATTACTACCATCTGCAGAGGTACCACAATACGATGGTGCTGGGGCTGTGGGACACCAAGGACTGCTGGAAGAGCTGCAACGGGTACAGCCTTGGTGAGAGGCTGAGAGCCATGGATGCAATGAAGGCACAGCGGAAGCAGAAGGAACTGGGTTTGGTTGCCCGGGCTGGGTCAGAGACTGACTCAGAGAGCAGGGGGTCTGCGGAACAGTTCTTGACATGGTCGAAGCCAGATAAGATGGGTCTCAACAAGGCTGGGAAGTTAGGGAAGGAAAGGTCCAAGGGCGTTCTGCGGTTGGGTGTGTCAAAAGGCGTGGGTGAGGAGTACATTAGAGGGTCTGGCCGTGATGCTGTAGTGGCTCTCTCTAAGCTTTCTCGTCCAGATAATGCTTATGGGTATGATGCCGGAGTCGCACATAGAGGGAAGCTGCACAGAAGCATAGATGGCCTTCATTCTGAGGACCTGGGATATGACAGGAATTTGCCCAGGATCCGGTCTCAGAGACCTCTGATGAAGCCAGTGAAGAAGGAATTGGCCACGGGCTATGATATCAATCCTTATggaaacaactaccatgatagccaGACTGGTTCTTCTTACTACCATGGCAGGAATGCCATTGGTAATCAGGGAGTTACCTTAGCAGCATCATTTGACCCTCCATATTCTGAGAATGCAAGGAGTGCAAAATACTCGGAGAGAGATTGGATATACGGTGGAAAAGCTGCCCAGAATAAAGCTCCCAAAGTGGAAGAGAGGGATTGGCCAGCTGGTAGCCATGCTGATCTCTTAAGTGACTGGCAGAGAGGGCAGCCTGAAGGTGATTACAGGAGCAGGAAGCCTCAAGTTGGTCATGGTGTGAAGGTTAAGTCCTACAAAAGTATTGAGCAGCAGATAAATGGTGCACATTCTGGATCTGATCCTAGAGGCAGGATATCGCAGGTTAAGATTAATGTTAAATCCAATAGTCAGCATGGTAGGATTGGCCAgaaggactccaggagcaaagctgCCCATGTTCAGAGTGAGGAGACAGAATCTGATTCATCAGAACGGTTTGAAGATGGGGCAGATATGAATCTTGTTGAAGAACAGCCAAACCTTCAATATTCTGAACTTCATATACCAGCATATGGTGCCAAAAAGTCAAACAAACTTAGCAAATCAGTCAAAACAAATTATCCTGCCCCTACTGCAGATTTCGAACCCTACCAGACTCAGAGCAAGCGGTCACACAGAGGAAAGGTTGCAGAGCCTGATTATTTACGCGATGTGCATGTGGAGGTGGCGGAACAGATTAGTGAAGTGATGAGACCCCCAGCAGCAAGGAGTGAAAGAAAGCGCAAGGGAATTGCAAACCTGGACATGCATGGTTATGACAACTCTGAATTGCATGATAGCAATGAGAAAGCCAATGAATCACTGAGGTCACCAGAGAGTGATAGGCTGGCCAGTAGAGCAGGCTATGCAGTCCAAGATTCTAATGGCGACTTTGATGTTTCTGAAAGAGCGAACATGCCGCTGGCAAGTTGCAGCTCTGGGTCCAAAAGGCAAAAAGGAAGAGTTGAACTTACAAGCCTGGATGAGCATGGCGAGTATGCGCCATCTGGTCCAAAGGTGGTAGACATCAGTGGCAGCTCGAAGAAGAAAAGTAAAAAGAAGCCAGATACTGTTACAGATGCAATtactgtagcagaaccagctcctgTCGTGCCAGAGGTTATTGTGGTGCCAGTAGAACCTGAGAAACCTAAGAAGAAGTATGTACCAATTACACCAACTATCCATACTGGCTTTTCTTTCTCCATCGTACATCTTCTAACCGCCGTTAAGAAGGCTATGGTTGCTCCGGCTGAGGATACTCCAGTGGCAGCCACGGTCACTCCTACTGAGGCTACTCCAGTGGCAGCTACGGTCACTCCTACTGAGGTTACTCCAGTGGTAGCGAAGCAGCCTGATGGGGAGGAGAACAGAAAATGGTTCAATAGTGAGGAACCTGGCAAAACGCCTCAAGAGCCAAGTGCAGCAGAGCAAGCACAAGATACCAGTGCTGCAGAGCAGAACGTGCAGAGCAATTCACCGGCACTAACTGTTCAAGATCTTGTTAATCGGATTAAAACTAATCCTGGAGATCCCAACATACTTGAAACACAGGAGCCCCTGCAGGATTTAGTTCGAGGAGTGCTCAAGGTACTGTCATCAAGAACAGCTCCTCTAGGTGCAAAGGGCTGGAGAGCGCTAGTTGCCTATGACAAGTCAAACAAAAGCTGGTTCTGGGTTGGTCCACTGCCTTCTGGTACTTCATACAGTGATCCTAATGAAGAAACTTCTGCTGAGGCATGGGGTATACCACACAAGATGCTTGTGAAGTTGGTCGATGCATTTGCTAATTGGCTGAAAAGTGGTCAGGAAACCCTTAAGCAAATAGGATCCCTTCCACCACCTCCAGCACCAAATCCTGCAaacttggatttgaaggaaagattTAAGGACCTTAGGGCCCAGAAAAGTCTAAACACAATAAGCCCAAGCTCTGACGAAGCAAGGGCATATTTCCAGCGTGAGGAGTTTTTGAGATACTCAATTCCTGATAGAGCATTTTGCTATACTGCTGCTGATGGGGAGAAATCTATTGTTGCTCCTTTGCGAAGGGGAGGCGGAAAGCCCACATCAAAAGCTAGGGGACATCCCATGCTCTTGCCTGATCGCCCTCCGCATGTCACTATTCTCTGTCTTGTAAGAGATGCTGCTTCTAGGTTGCCTGGAAGAACTGGAACAAGAGCTGATGTTTGTACACTTCTCAAAGATTCACAGTACCTAAATCATGCAGAATCCAATAAAGAGGCTGCTGTTAATCAAGTTGTCAGTGGCGCTCTTGATCGCTTGCATTATGAGCGTGATCCTTGTGTGCTGTATGATAATGACAAAAAATTGTGGACCTATCTGCACAGGGGTAGAGAGGAGGAAGATTTTGAGGATGATGGCACATCATCTACGAAAAAGTGGAAGAGACCAAGGAAAGATTCAGATCCCGCAGATTCTGGTGCAGGAAACGATGATCCTGAGGATGATGGCACCCCTaacgcaaaaaaacaaaagaaagctGATGCAGACCCTACAGCGTCAGGAGAAGACAAGGATGGTGTTCAGGATCCATCTAACAGCGGGCTGGAAGGTGACCTTGAGCTTGATGTTGTTCCATCATCAACAAATGACAAAGAAACCAGCAAGCTTGTTACTACTAATGCAAGGCCAGATATTGGTAGCTCCAGACCTTCAGTAGATGCAGCAGCAAGGGGGACAGCTGATGCAAGGCCAGATATTGGTAGCTCCAGACCTTCGGTAGATGCAGCAGCAGCAAGGGGGACAGCTGATGCAAGGCCAGATATTGGTAGCTCCAGACCTTCAGTAGCTGCAGCAGCAAGGGGGACAGCTGATGCAAGGCCAGATATTGGTAGCTCCAGACCTTCAGTAGATGCAGCAGCAGCAGGGGGGATAGCTGATGCAAGGCCAGATATTGGTAGCTCCAGACCTTCAGTAGATGCAGCAGCAGCAAGGGGGATAGCTGATGGCAATTCATCAAGAGCCCCAGAAAAGAAGCACAATATGGCACTCCCTGTGCAATTCACCAGCAGGGAGTTTAATAAAGGTGCAGAAAGAGAGGGGTCAAAAGAATTCATGGATGCAACCCCGTCATGA